One region of Gopherus evgoodei ecotype Sinaloan lineage chromosome 23, rGopEvg1_v1.p, whole genome shotgun sequence genomic DNA includes:
- the WNK4 gene encoding serine/threonine-protein kinase WNK4 isoform X4, which translates to MLKGLQHPNIVRFYDSWKSAIKGQICIVLVTELMTSGTLKTYLKRFKKMKLKVLQRWSRQILKGLHFLHTRSPPIIHRDLKCDNIFITGPTGSVKIGDLGLATLKRASFAKSVIGTPEFMAPEMYEEKYDEAVDVYAFGMCMLEMATSEYPYSECQNAAQIYRKVTSGMKPNSFYKVKVPELKEIIEGCIRMNKAERYTIQDLLEHSFFQEDTGVHVELAEEDDGVKSGLKLWLRMDDTKKLHGKYKDNNALEFLFELHKDVAEEVAQEMVTLGFVCEADYKLVAKAVRDRVVTIKRKREKLKRAQDELRHQEQEKPLLEELKCPPVPANPPVSPATPGSGDSVFGGTFLPEPEEPEADQHQHFLYRHTSYSSTASDCETDGYLSSSGFVDSPDLSHCHSSTFSTRDPSSPPAAQSESCFPVSIAVSSPMEHLPSTPASEFSSPVDSYASDVASGLSDGCEGLSASEQNAKLPAKRASGKLLRRRARSRLRITNISDKSDRVVECQLQTYNNKMVTFKFDLDGDNPEEIAAVMVNNEFILQSEQDSFIRRIQDIIQRVETLLRKDGHGATRAAGSPQPESLSPSATSNGLPAELQLQDLSRSISASSLLSGSPSAAACSRPSSLTVPGLAPYPLPTSQSFPQTAGPGPQAGGSLLSTTPPRGGLGPLSPPMNSTAPTAPPWSPATSPLFSLAEIFSLAMMSMAQTLLPSVSLAAPPPGGPHAPALIPRPQSLYLGPAHFTSPGPAGQVEPAPHCSWTQEPTSTCVTGGWGPALPPQGLGRSGIGESPLASGRAPAAGALDSGLVSPCSPKPSSHLIVSESPAPGPAKARLSPINEEAKPQILGRFQVTTSKDPANSTLGQQSQSDSEQSGQEPWEGAAGAFSQPLVPSSSATEGSTSPDSDSVPDTPVQDPDELLAEEGTPVALAESDQERPGEGSAESPQQAMVSQVWMSYARSSSYLSSDETESEDEEIWEELQSLRQKHLSEVQTLQAVQKREIEDLYFRMGKQAPPGIVSPAAMLSSRQRRLSKGSFNPSRRNSLQRLELSQPTAGMMRRNSLSGSSTGSQEQRPSRGVTFAGDLSRM; encoded by the exons ATGCTGAAGGGCCTGCAGCATCCCAATATTGTCCGCTTCTATGACTCCTGGAAGTCAGCCATCAAGGGCCAGATCTGCATCGTGTTGGTCACTGAGCTCATGACCTCGGGCACCCTGAAAAC CTACCTGAAGCGCTTCAAGAAGATGAAACTGAAGGTCCTGCAGCGCTGGAGCCGGCAGATCCTCAAGGGGCTGCACTTCCTGCACACGCGCTCGCCCCCCATCATCCATCGCGACCTCAAGTGCGACAACATCTTCATCACGGGCCCCACCGGCTCCGTCAAGATCGGGGACCTGGGCCTGGCCACGCTCAAGCGGGCCTCCTTCGCCAAGAGCGTCATAG gcaCCCCGGAGTTCATGGCCCCTGAGATGTACGAGGAGAAGTACGACGAGGCGGTGGATGTCTACGCCTTCGGCATGTGCATGCTGGAGATGGCCACCTCGGAGTACCCCTACTCAGAGTGCCAGAACGCCGCCCAGATCTACCGCAAGGTCACTTCA GGCATGAAACCCAACAGCTTCTACAAGGTGAAGGTGCCCGAGCTGAAGGAAATCATTGAGGGCTGCATCCGCATGAACAAGGCTGAGAG gtacaccatccaggacctgctGGAGCACTCCTTCTTCCAGGAGGACACGGGGGTGCACGTGGAGCTGGCCGAGGAGGACGACGGGGTCAAGTCTGGCCTCAAGCTCTGGCTGCGCATGGAcgacactaagaaactgcacggCAAGTACAAGGACAACAACGCCCTCGAGTTCCTCTTCGAGCTGCACAAGGACGTGGCCGAGGAGGTGGCCCAGGAGATG GTGACCCTGGGCTTTGTGTGTGAGGCGGACTACAAGCTGGTGGCCAAGGCGGTACGGGACCGTGTGGTCACCATCAAACGCAAGCGGGAGAAGTTGAAGCGGGCGCAGGATGAGCTGCGGCACCAGGAGCAGGAGAAACCCCTGCTGGAGGAGCTGAAGTGCCCCCCGGTGCCTGCCAACCCCCCCGTCTCACCGGCCACGCCTGGCTCCGGGGACTCTGTCTTTGGGGGCACCTTCCTCCCGGAGCCCGAGGAGCCCGAGGCAGATCAGCACCAGCACTTCCTGTATCGGCACACCAGCTACTCCTCCACCGCCT ctgacTGCGAGACGGACGGGTACCTGAGCTCCTCTGGGTTCGTGGACTCGCCAGACCTGTCCCACTGCCACTCAAGCACCTTCTCCACCAGGGACCCTTCCAGCCCACCAGCTGCCCAGTCAGAGAGCTGCTTCCCTGTG AGCATCGCAGTGAGCTCGCCCATGGAGCACCTGCCATCTACCCCGGCCAGCGAGTTCTCTTCCCCAGTGGACAG CTACGCGTCGGATGTGGCGTCTGGCCTGAGCGATGGCTGCGAAGGGCTCTCGGCCAGCGAGCAGAACGCTAAGCTGCCGGCCAAGCGGGCCTCAGGGAAGCTGCTGCGGCGCCGAGCCAGGTCGAGGCTGCGCATCACCAAC atCTCGGATAAGAGCGACCGGGTGGTGGAGTGCCAGCTGCAGACCTACAACAACAAGATGGTGACCTTCAAGTTCGACCTGGACGGGGACAACCCGGAGGAGATTGCGGCCGTCATG GTCAATAATGAGTTCATCCTCCAGTCGGAGCAGGACAGCTTCATCCGTCGAATCCAGGACATCATCCAGCGCGTGGAGACCCTGCTGCGCAAGGACGGGCATGGTGCCACCAGGGCGGCTGGCAGCCCGCAGCCTGAGAGCCTGTCGCCCTCTGCCACCAGCAACGGCCTTCCG gcggagctgcagctgcaggaTCTCTCGCGCTCCATCTCGGCCTCGTCCTTGCTCAGCG GTTCTCCCAGTGCAGCTGCGTGCAGTAGGCCCTCCTCCTTGACGGTGCCTGGCCTGGCCCCGTACCCGCTGCCAACATCCCAGTCTTTCCCACAGACTGCCGGACccgggccccaggctgggggctccCTGCTGTCCACCACACCACCCAGGGGAGGCCTGGGCCCCCTGAGCCCACCCATGAACAGCACTGCACCCACTGCGCCCCCCTGGTCTCCTGCCACCTCCCCCTTGTTCTCGCTGGCTGAGATATTCTCCCTGGCAATGATGAGCATGGCCCAGACGCTGCTGCCGTCCGTCTCCTTGGCTGCCCCCCCGCCGGGAGGGCCCCATGCCCCTGCACTGATACCTCGCCCGCAGTCGCTGTACCTGGGGCCGGCACACTTCACCTCCCCTGGCCCTGCGGGCCAGGTggagccagccccacactgcagTTGGACCCAGGAGCCCACCAGCACCTGCGTCACAGGGGGCTGGggccctgctcttccccctcagggCCTGGGAAGAAGCGGCATCGGGGAGAGTCCGCTGGCATCGGGGAGAGCTCCTGCTGCAGGGGCGCTGGATAGTGGTTTG GTATCACCCTGCTCCCCGAAACCCAGCAGCCACCTGATCGTCTCAGAGTCGCCCGCCCCTGGCCCAGCCAAGGCCCGGCTGTCCCCCATCAACGAAG AAGCCAAGCCCCAGATTCTGGGTAGATTCCAAGTGACCACATCCAAGGACCCAGCCAACAGCACTctggggcagcagagccagagTGACAGTGAGCAGAGCGGCCaggagccctgggagggggcggcTGGTGCCTTCTCTCAGCCCTTGGTGCCCAGCTCCTCCGCCACAGAGGGCAGCACGAGCCCCGACTCGGACTCTGTCCCTGACACCCCGGTGCAGGACCCCGACGAGCTGCTGGCCGAGGAGGGGACGCCGGTGGCGCTGGCGGAGAGCGACCAGGAGAGGCCTGGGGAGGGCAGTGCTGAGAGCCCTCAGCAGGCCATGGTGAGCCAGGTGTGGATGAGCTATGCGCGCAGCTCGTCCTACCTGAGCAGCGACGAGACGGAGAGCGAGGACGAGGAGATCTgggaggagctgcagagcctgcgCCAGAA GCACCTCTCTGAAGTGCAGACGCTGCAGGCTGTGCAGAAGAGGGAGATTGAGGATCTGTACTTCCGGATGGGGAAGCAGGCCCCCCCGGGCATCGTCTCCCCAGCTGCCATGCTCTCCAGCCGCCAGAGACGCCTCTCCAAGGGCAGCTTCAACCCGTCCCGGCGCAACAGCCTCCAGCGCCTGGAGCTCTCGCAGCCCACAG CAGGGATGATGCGCAGGAACTCGCTGAGTGGCAGCAGTACCGGCTCACAGGAGCAGCGGCCGAGCAGAGGGGTGACGTTCGCCGGAGACCTCAGCCGAATG taA